In Asanoa sp. WMMD1127, one genomic interval encodes:
- a CDS encoding beta-ketoacyl-ACP synthase III produces MTGSRILAFGHYQPSRVLTNDDLAQIVDTNDEWIRDRVGIVTRRIADSETVADMAGFAAEKALANAGLTAADIDLVVVATCSSVDRSPNVACRVAAKLGINAPGAYDLNTACSGFSYALGTVDHAIRAGAARNAIVIGAEKLSDFTDWTDRSTCIIFGDGAGAAVVTAAADDEPAGVGPVIWGSVPEKSDAVRIEGWRPYIAQEGQQVFRWATTALAPLALQACERAGVAPEEIAAFVPHQANARIIDGIAKRLGMPQAVVAKDIVESGNTSAASVPLALSKLIERREVPSGAPVLLFGFGGGLTYAGQVVRCP; encoded by the coding sequence ATGACAGGCTCTCGCATCCTTGCCTTCGGCCATTACCAGCCGTCGCGGGTGCTGACCAACGACGACCTGGCCCAGATCGTCGACACCAACGACGAGTGGATCCGCGACCGCGTCGGCATCGTGACGCGGCGGATCGCCGACAGCGAGACCGTCGCCGACATGGCCGGGTTCGCGGCCGAGAAGGCCCTGGCCAACGCCGGCCTCACCGCGGCCGACATCGACCTTGTCGTCGTGGCCACCTGCAGCTCCGTCGACCGCAGCCCCAACGTGGCCTGCCGGGTCGCCGCCAAGCTGGGCATCAACGCGCCGGGCGCCTACGACCTCAACACCGCGTGCTCCGGCTTCTCATACGCCCTGGGCACCGTCGACCACGCCATCCGCGCCGGGGCCGCCCGCAACGCGATCGTCATCGGCGCCGAGAAGCTCTCCGACTTCACCGACTGGACCGACCGCTCGACCTGCATCATCTTCGGCGACGGCGCCGGGGCGGCGGTGGTCACCGCGGCCGCCGACGACGAGCCCGCCGGCGTGGGCCCGGTCATCTGGGGCTCGGTGCCGGAGAAGTCCGACGCCGTCCGCATCGAGGGCTGGCGCCCCTACATCGCGCAGGAGGGTCAGCAGGTCTTCCGCTGGGCCACCACCGCGCTGGCCCCGTTGGCCCTCCAGGCCTGCGAGCGGGCCGGCGTCGCGCCCGAGGAGATCGCGGCCTTCGTGCCGCACCAGGCCAACGCCCGCATCATCGACGGCATCGCCAAGCGGCTCGGCATGCCGCAGGCGGTCGTCGCCAAGGACATCGTCGAGTCCGGCAACACGTCGGCCGCGAGCGTGCCGCTGGCCCTGTCGAAGCTGATCGAACGGCGCGAGGTGCCCTCGGGCGCACCCGTCCTGCTGTTCGGCTTCGGCGGCGGCCTAACGTACGCCGGGCAGGTTGTTCGCTGCCCGTAA
- a CDS encoding acyl carrier protein → MTRDEITSGLAEILEEVAGVNPDDVAEEKSFTDDLDVDSLSMVEVVVAAEEKFGVKIPDNEVQNLKTVGDAVTYIESNA, encoded by the coding sequence ATGACCCGTGACGAGATCACGTCGGGCCTGGCCGAGATCCTGGAAGAGGTCGCCGGGGTCAACCCCGACGACGTGGCCGAGGAGAAGTCCTTCACGGACGACCTCGACGTCGACTCGCTCTCCATGGTCGAGGTCGTCGTGGCGGCCGAGGAGAAGTTCGGCGTCAAGATCCCCGACAACGAGGTGCAGAACCTCAAGACCGTCGGCGACGCCGTGACCTACATCGAGTCGAACGCCTGA
- the fabF gene encoding beta-ketoacyl-ACP synthase II → MSRTDVVVTGLGATTPLGGDVASTWDAMLAGRSGVSPLTQEWAGQLPVRIAAQLAVEPSEKIDRVKLRRLDRSEAIALIAAGEAWADAGLADSGLDPERLAVSIGSGIGGATTLLAQDDILEASGPRRVSPHTVPMLMPNGPAAWVGLELKARAGVHSVASACATGAEAIALGLDMIRAGRADVVVAGGTEAVIHPLPIAGFASMRAMSTRNDDPEKASRPWDKGRDGFVLGEGCGVLVLERADHAAARGAHVYARLAGAGLTSDGYDIVQPHPEGHGAIRAIAKAIADAGVAKTDIVHVNAHATSTPVGDVAEIAALHASLGDHPVLTATKSMTGHLLGAAGALESIASILAIRDSVVPPTINLDDPDDKLDMDVAALKARPMDVPAVINNSFGFGGHNVALVFTRA, encoded by the coding sequence ATGAGTCGCACCGACGTCGTCGTCACCGGGCTCGGAGCGACGACCCCGCTCGGCGGGGACGTCGCGTCGACCTGGGACGCCATGCTGGCCGGCCGCTCCGGGGTGAGTCCCCTCACCCAGGAGTGGGCCGGTCAACTGCCTGTCCGGATCGCCGCCCAGCTCGCGGTCGAACCGTCCGAGAAGATCGACCGGGTCAAGCTCCGCCGGCTCGACCGGTCCGAGGCGATCGCGCTGATCGCCGCGGGCGAGGCCTGGGCCGACGCGGGGCTGGCCGACTCGGGGCTCGACCCCGAGCGGCTCGCGGTCAGCATCGGCTCGGGCATCGGTGGCGCGACCACGCTGCTGGCCCAGGACGACATCCTCGAGGCGTCCGGCCCGCGGCGGGTCTCCCCCCACACCGTGCCGATGCTGATGCCCAACGGTCCGGCCGCCTGGGTCGGGCTCGAGCTCAAGGCCCGCGCGGGCGTCCACTCGGTGGCCAGCGCCTGCGCGACGGGCGCCGAGGCGATCGCGCTCGGCCTCGACATGATCCGCGCCGGCCGGGCCGACGTGGTCGTGGCCGGGGGCACCGAGGCGGTCATCCACCCCCTGCCGATCGCCGGCTTCGCCTCGATGCGGGCCATGTCGACCCGCAACGACGATCCGGAGAAGGCGTCCCGGCCCTGGGACAAGGGCCGCGACGGCTTCGTGCTCGGCGAGGGCTGCGGCGTGCTCGTGCTGGAGCGCGCCGACCACGCCGCCGCGCGCGGCGCCCACGTCTACGCCCGGCTGGCCGGCGCCGGCCTGACCTCGGACGGCTACGACATCGTGCAGCCGCATCCCGAGGGCCACGGCGCCATCCGGGCCATCGCCAAGGCGATCGCCGACGCCGGTGTCGCCAAGACCGACATCGTGCACGTCAACGCCCACGCCACCTCCACCCCGGTCGGTGACGTGGCCGAGATCGCCGCGCTGCACGCCTCGCTCGGCGACCACCCCGTGCTCACGGCCACCAAGTCGATGACCGGCCACCTGCTCGGCGCCGCCGGCGCGCTGGAGTCGATCGCCTCGATCCTGGCGATCCGCGACAGCGTGGTGCCGCCGACGATCAACCTCGACGACCCCGACGACAAGCTCGACATGGACGTCGCCGCGCTCAAGGCGCGGCCGATGGACGTGCCGGCGGTGATCAACAACTCGTTCGGCTTCGGCGGGCACAACGTGGCCCTGGTGTTCACCCGCGCGTGA
- a CDS encoding carboxyl transferase domain-containing protein — MTRSMALDEQQAAVDYRDPEVRLRALFDAGTLRLVAPRDDSGVLAARGEIDGTPVVAYATDATRMGGAMGTEGCRHVVDAIDAAVRERVPVLGLWHSGGARLAEGVVALDAVGQVFAAMVRASGRVPQISVVLGPAAGGAAYGPALTDIVVMSGAGRIFVTGPEVVRSVTGEQVDMERLGGPEPHGRRSGVVHVTTKDDGSALAEARKLASLLGRQGRISPVDVATDDPDHDLTSTMPAETNRAYDVRPVVKALLDEPGVELHAKWAPNIVTTLGRFGGRTVGVIANNPLRLGGCLDAASAEKAARFVRMCDALGVPLVVLVDVPGYLPGLGQEWDGVVRRGAKLLHAFAEAVVPRVTLVTRKAYGGAYIAMNSRSLGATAVFAWPAAEIAVMGASAAVNVLHRKKLAAAPHEEREALRTLLIEQQIKEAGGVQRALEIGVVDDVIEPGETRRRIAEALAAAPAARGAHGNIPL, encoded by the coding sequence ATGACCAGGAGCATGGCGCTCGACGAACAACAGGCGGCCGTCGACTACCGGGATCCGGAGGTGCGGCTGCGGGCCCTGTTCGACGCCGGCACCCTGCGCCTGGTCGCGCCCCGCGACGACTCGGGGGTGCTCGCCGCGCGCGGCGAGATCGACGGCACGCCGGTGGTCGCGTACGCGACGGACGCCACCCGGATGGGCGGCGCGATGGGCACCGAGGGCTGCCGGCACGTCGTCGACGCGATCGACGCCGCTGTCCGCGAGCGGGTGCCGGTGCTCGGGCTCTGGCACTCGGGCGGCGCCCGGCTGGCCGAGGGTGTCGTGGCGCTGGACGCGGTCGGCCAGGTCTTCGCGGCCATGGTGCGGGCGTCCGGCCGGGTGCCGCAGATCTCCGTGGTGCTCGGGCCGGCGGCCGGTGGCGCGGCGTACGGGCCGGCGCTGACCGACATCGTGGTGATGAGCGGCGCGGGCCGGATCTTCGTGACCGGTCCCGAGGTGGTCCGCAGCGTCACCGGCGAGCAGGTCGACATGGAGCGTCTCGGCGGCCCCGAGCCGCACGGCCGGCGCTCCGGCGTCGTGCACGTGACCACCAAGGACGACGGGTCCGCGCTGGCCGAGGCCCGCAAGCTCGCCTCGCTGCTGGGCCGGCAGGGGCGGATCTCGCCGGTCGACGTGGCCACCGACGACCCCGACCACGACCTGACGAGCACCATGCCGGCCGAGACCAACCGGGCGTACGACGTGCGGCCCGTGGTCAAGGCCCTGCTCGACGAGCCCGGCGTGGAGCTGCACGCCAAGTGGGCCCCGAACATCGTCACCACCCTTGGCCGGTTCGGCGGCCGCACGGTCGGCGTGATCGCCAACAACCCGCTGCGCCTCGGCGGCTGCCTGGACGCGGCCAGCGCCGAGAAGGCGGCCCGGTTCGTCCGGATGTGTGACGCGCTGGGCGTGCCGCTGGTCGTCCTGGTCGACGTGCCCGGCTACCTGCCCGGCCTCGGCCAGGAGTGGGACGGCGTGGTGCGCCGCGGCGCCAAGCTCCTGCACGCCTTCGCCGAGGCGGTCGTGCCCCGGGTGACGCTCGTGACCCGCAAGGCGTACGGCGGCGCGTACATCGCGATGAACTCCCGATCGCTCGGCGCCACCGCGGTGTTCGCCTGGCCCGCCGCCGAGATCGCGGTGATGGGCGCCTCGGCGGCCGTCAACGTGCTGCACCGCAAGAAGCTGGCCGCCGCGCCGCACGAGGAGCGCGAGGCGCTGCGGACGTTGCTGATCGAGCAGCAGATCAAGGAGGCCGGCGGCGTGCAGCGGGCCCTGGAGATCGGCGTGGTCGACGACGTGATCGAGCCGGGCGAGACCCGGCGCCGGATCGCCGAGGCACTGGCCGCGGCCCCGGCCGCCCGGGGAGCGCACGGCAACATCCCGCTCTGA
- a CDS encoding class I SAM-dependent methyltransferase, with protein MEATEIRKLAALEDRHWWYAERRALLARSLRRLGGPPGAALDIGAAGGGNTRVLRAHGWRPVALEYSTEGAEVALERGLSVMRADARTLPVRSGSLDLVTAFDVLEHIDEDHEATAEILRVLRPGGTVLIAVPADMRLWSAHDVAVGHVRRYDRAGLRAVVEKAGLVVDELWSWNVLLKPVAAWRRRSSTGSDLDDIAAPVNLGLRAVVAAERYLPVKSWPGVSLMLRAHRPGPVAER; from the coding sequence GTGGAAGCGACCGAGATCCGCAAGCTCGCCGCGCTCGAAGACCGCCACTGGTGGTACGCCGAGCGCCGCGCGCTGCTGGCCCGATCGCTGCGCCGGCTCGGCGGCCCGCCCGGCGCCGCGCTCGACATCGGCGCGGCCGGTGGCGGCAACACCCGGGTGCTGCGGGCGCACGGGTGGCGGCCGGTGGCGCTCGAATACAGCACCGAGGGCGCGGAGGTGGCGCTGGAGCGAGGCCTGTCGGTGATGCGCGCCGACGCCCGCACGCTGCCGGTGCGCAGCGGGTCGCTCGATCTGGTGACGGCGTTCGACGTGCTCGAGCACATCGACGAGGACCACGAGGCCACGGCGGAGATCCTGCGGGTCCTGCGGCCGGGTGGCACGGTGCTGATCGCCGTACCCGCCGACATGAGGCTCTGGTCGGCGCACGACGTGGCGGTCGGTCACGTGCGGCGCTACGACCGGGCCGGGCTGCGGGCCGTGGTCGAGAAGGCGGGGCTGGTCGTCGACGAGCTGTGGAGCTGGAACGTGCTGCTCAAGCCGGTCGCCGCGTGGCGCCGGCGCAGCTCCACCGGCAGCGACCTCGACGACATCGCCGCGCCCGTCAACCTGGGCCTGCGCGCGGTGGTCGCAGCCGAGCGCTATCTTCCGGTGAAGTCCTGGCCCGGCGTCTCGCTGATGCTGCGCGCCCACCGCCCCGGTCCCGTCGCAGAGAGGTAG
- a CDS encoding class I SAM-dependent methyltransferase, with product MLAPLKNLLGNVTMYVALQKALGSDRLRYRCLDELDLHDGDTVIDVGCGPAYYFDRLPKVTYFGFDTSERYVAHARARYGSPRATFSTEIFGEQHLGVLPPADAVLLLGLLHHLSDDDSRSLLRVASQALAPGGTVIAVDTCYAPGQGRVSKWMSDNDRGEHVREPAAFEALARESFADVSGEVVDDAIRVPSAFWLMRMASPLHARV from the coding sequence GTGCTGGCCCCGCTGAAGAACCTGCTCGGCAACGTCACCATGTACGTCGCCCTGCAGAAGGCGCTCGGCTCCGACCGCCTCCGCTACCGCTGCCTGGACGAGCTCGACCTGCACGACGGCGACACGGTGATCGACGTCGGCTGCGGGCCGGCGTACTACTTCGACCGGCTCCCGAAGGTGACCTACTTCGGGTTCGACACGTCGGAGCGCTACGTCGCCCACGCGCGGGCCCGCTACGGCTCCCCGCGGGCGACGTTCTCCACCGAGATCTTCGGTGAGCAGCACCTGGGCGTCCTGCCGCCCGCCGACGCCGTGCTGCTGCTCGGCCTGCTGCACCACCTCTCCGACGACGACTCGCGGTCGCTGCTGCGGGTCGCGTCGCAGGCCCTGGCGCCGGGCGGCACGGTCATCGCGGTCGACACCTGCTACGCGCCCGGGCAGGGCCGCGTCTCGAAGTGGATGAGCGACAACGACCGCGGCGAGCACGTCCGCGAGCCGGCCGCCTTCGAGGCGCTGGCCCGCGAGTCCTTCGCCGACGTCTCCGGCGAGGTCGTCGACGACGCGATCCGGGTGCCCTCCGCGTTCTGGCTGATGCGGATGGCCAGCCCGCTGCACGCCCGGGTCTGA
- a CDS encoding ATP-binding protein, producing the protein MRRVHLEAAEDHVQRLAREGDPLGAVKELVWNALDADANLVEVVLHRSPLGAVERVTVRDDGTGMAPEALAAAFDRIGGSWKKWTAGTLLKQRTLHGSNGQGRLRAYALGDHIRWTTVADGVGGRSRTEVYAHAGARNDFLIGDSEPTRAATGTVVEAWGKQSPRLDRLPLRAHHRRLTAELAPYLTAYPEVTVVYDGVPVDPGTSIRHTAVYPLPVDDARLKVVEWSAAVDRELLLCDGNGIPVASVDAGIRAPGFAFTAYVLWAPMADHVGDVHLGDAYDSAVTVLLGVAREQLRAHFRDRTDDRRRELLERWRAEGSYPPMLGDEREQETFDQVATTVHRHLPRRAAQRRATLALLREALRARPERALLDEVFTLTDDERAQLDKLFARASYPDRARRD; encoded by the coding sequence TTGCGCCGGGTCCACCTGGAGGCGGCCGAGGACCATGTGCAGCGGCTGGCGCGCGAGGGTGACCCGCTCGGCGCGGTCAAGGAGCTGGTCTGGAACGCGCTCGACGCCGACGCGAACCTCGTCGAGGTGGTCCTCCACCGGTCGCCGCTCGGGGCCGTCGAGCGGGTGACCGTGCGCGACGACGGCACCGGCATGGCGCCCGAGGCGCTGGCCGCCGCGTTCGACCGGATCGGCGGCTCGTGGAAGAAGTGGACCGCCGGCACCCTGCTCAAGCAGCGGACCCTGCACGGCAGCAACGGGCAAGGGCGGCTCCGGGCGTACGCGCTCGGCGACCACATCCGGTGGACCACCGTGGCCGACGGCGTGGGCGGGCGGTCCCGGACGGAGGTCTACGCGCACGCCGGCGCTCGCAACGACTTCCTGATCGGCGACAGCGAGCCGACCCGGGCCGCGACCGGGACGGTGGTCGAGGCGTGGGGCAAGCAGTCGCCCCGGCTCGACCGCCTGCCGCTGCGGGCCCACCACCGCCGGCTGACCGCCGAGTTGGCGCCCTACCTGACCGCGTACCCGGAGGTCACCGTCGTCTACGACGGCGTGCCGGTCGACCCTGGCACCTCGATCCGGCACACCGCCGTCTATCCGCTGCCCGTCGACGACGCGCGGCTCAAGGTCGTCGAGTGGTCGGCGGCGGTGGATCGCGAGCTGCTGCTCTGCGACGGCAACGGCATCCCGGTCGCCTCGGTCGACGCGGGCATCCGGGCACCCGGGTTCGCGTTCACGGCGTACGTCCTGTGGGCGCCGATGGCCGACCACGTGGGCGACGTGCACCTCGGCGACGCGTACGACAGTGCGGTCACGGTTCTGTTGGGCGTGGCCCGGGAGCAGCTGCGGGCGCACTTCCGGGACCGGACCGACGACCGCCGCCGTGAGCTGCTCGAGCGCTGGCGGGCCGAGGGCAGTTATCCGCCCATGCTCGGCGACGAGCGCGAACAGGAGACGTTCGACCAGGTGGCCACCACCGTGCACCGGCACCTGCCCCGCCGTGCCGCCCAGCGCCGGGCCACGCTCGCGCTGCTGCGCGAGGCGCTGCGGGCCCGGCCGGAGCGGGCGCTGCTGGACGAGGTGTTCACGCTGACCGACGACGAGCGGGCGCAGCTCGACAAGCTCTTCGCGCGGGCGTCCTATCCGGACCGGGCGCGCCGCGACTGA
- a CDS encoding ion transporter yields MIKRAVPTQRATPASTSAFARRCARITGSRAFDVVIVAVIGANAVVLGIETYPHLGHARPLLHGLEWAFRAVFVLEIAIRIGAYGRRPQDFFRHGWNVFDFVVIAAAFIPPLRGDSTVLRIVRIARVLRLVRFSPGLRTIVTALLRSLPGVGGFLALALVTLYVYGMAGWLIFGERFPDQYGTIGRAVLTLFVLLSQETLPDLIQQGLEVSPWTLVYYVSYVLITANLLLNILIAVIVNSMEEARRLEISEGLADRDGDGVPDEVDRIAITQRIDDLRSALAELERELRIDRGAEDDQSRRARSG; encoded by the coding sequence ATGATCAAGCGGGCGGTGCCGACCCAGCGGGCCACACCGGCGAGCACGTCGGCGTTCGCGCGCAGGTGTGCCCGGATCACCGGGTCGCGCGCCTTCGACGTCGTGATCGTCGCCGTGATCGGGGCCAACGCGGTGGTGCTGGGCATCGAGACCTACCCGCACCTCGGCCACGCCCGGCCGCTGCTGCACGGGCTCGAGTGGGCGTTCCGGGCCGTCTTCGTGCTGGAGATCGCCATCCGGATCGGCGCGTACGGCCGCCGGCCGCAGGACTTCTTCCGGCACGGCTGGAACGTCTTCGACTTCGTGGTCATCGCGGCCGCCTTCATCCCGCCACTGCGCGGCGACTCGACCGTCCTGCGGATCGTGCGCATCGCCCGCGTACTCCGGCTCGTGCGGTTCTCGCCCGGCCTTCGCACCATCGTCACCGCCCTGCTGCGCAGCCTGCCCGGCGTGGGCGGTTTCCTGGCGCTGGCGCTGGTCACCCTCTACGTCTACGGCATGGCCGGCTGGCTGATCTTCGGCGAGCGCTTCCCGGACCAGTACGGCACGATCGGCCGCGCCGTGCTGACCCTGTTCGTGCTGCTCTCGCAGGAGACCCTGCCGGACCTGATCCAACAGGGCCTGGAGGTCTCGCCGTGGACCCTCGTCTACTACGTCAGCTACGTGCTGATCACCGCGAACCTGCTGCTCAACATCCTGATCGCGGTCATCGTCAACTCCATGGAGGAGGCCCGGCGGCTGGAGATCAGCGAGGGCCTGGCCGACCGGGACGGCGACGGCGTGCCCGACGAGGTCGACCGGATTGCGATCACCCAGCGGATCGACGACCTGCGGTCGGCGCTGGCGGAGCTCGAACGGGAGCTGCGGATCGACCGGGGCGCCGAGGACGATCAGTCGCGGCGCGCCCGGTCCGGATAG
- a CDS encoding DJ-1/PfpI family protein, with the protein MLIAVLLFDRFTALDAVGPYDVLSHLPGAEVVFVAERPGPVTNEVGSLRLVADAALADVSTADVVVVPGGPGQNAHMVDGPVQRWLRAVDPHTTWTTSVCSGSLLLAAAGLLTGRSATSHWLVRDQLADHGALPVGDRVVFDGKYVTAAGVSAGLDMAFALAGRIAGDAVAQAIQLAHEYDPRPPYRSGNPDTAPRAIADAVLARRSAIVS; encoded by the coding sequence GTGCTGATCGCCGTCCTGCTGTTCGACCGGTTCACCGCGCTCGACGCCGTCGGCCCGTACGACGTGCTCAGTCATCTGCCCGGCGCCGAGGTCGTGTTCGTCGCCGAGCGGCCCGGCCCGGTGACCAACGAGGTCGGCTCGCTGCGTCTCGTGGCGGACGCGGCGCTGGCCGACGTGTCGACGGCCGACGTGGTGGTCGTGCCCGGCGGCCCGGGCCAGAACGCGCACATGGTCGACGGGCCGGTCCAGCGGTGGCTGCGGGCCGTGGACCCGCACACCACCTGGACGACCTCGGTCTGCAGCGGCTCTCTCCTGCTCGCCGCGGCCGGCCTGTTGACCGGCCGCTCCGCGACGAGCCACTGGCTGGTCCGCGACCAACTGGCCGACCACGGCGCGCTGCCGGTCGGGGATCGGGTCGTGTTCGACGGCAAGTACGTCACCGCGGCCGGGGTCTCCGCCGGCCTGGACATGGCATTCGCGCTGGCCGGCCGGATCGCGGGCGACGCGGTGGCGCAGGCGATCCAGCTCGCGCACGAGTACGACCCACGCCCGCCCTACCGCTCCGGCAACCCCGACACGGCGCCGCGGGCGATCGCGGACGCGGTGCTCGCCCGCCGTTCGGCCATCGTGTCCTAA
- a CDS encoding alpha/beta hydrolase, with protein sequence MTDLSYRDLGAGPPVVLLHGGASNAGTWDRLAAALRHAGHRTIAVDLRGHGDSPRAGAYPLAGFRDDVAALLDRLGLDRVALVGHSLGAHTAVLLAQARPARISRLVLEEPPVPGLTIRRFALPALAVLAARRGFDPRAVASAVRQLRRPDPGWWARLPAIAAPTLLISGGPRSHVAPTLLAEMARAIPAARLVTIPVGHRVHSRAPERFHATVLPFLTRGRTPC encoded by the coding sequence ATGACCGATCTGTCCTATCGCGACTTGGGCGCCGGCCCGCCCGTCGTCCTCCTGCACGGCGGGGCGAGCAACGCCGGCACGTGGGACCGGCTCGCCGCGGCGCTGCGGCACGCCGGTCACCGCACGATCGCGGTGGACCTGCGCGGCCACGGCGACAGCCCACGGGCCGGCGCGTACCCGCTGGCCGGCTTCCGCGACGACGTCGCCGCGCTGCTCGACAGGCTCGGTCTCGACCGGGTGGCCCTCGTCGGGCACTCGCTGGGCGCCCACACCGCCGTGCTGCTCGCGCAGGCGCGGCCCGCGCGGATCAGCCGGCTCGTGCTGGAGGAGCCACCGGTGCCCGGCCTGACCATCCGCCGCTTCGCCCTGCCGGCGCTGGCCGTGCTGGCGGCCCGGCGGGGCTTCGATCCCCGCGCGGTCGCGTCAGCGGTGCGGCAACTGCGCCGCCCGGACCCCGGATGGTGGGCCCGACTTCCGGCGATCGCCGCGCCCACCTTGCTGATCTCCGGCGGCCCGCGCAGCCATGTCGCCCCGACGCTGCTGGCCGAGATGGCCCGCGCCATCCCGGCGGCCCGGCTGGTCACCATCCCGGTCGGGCACCGTGTGCACAGCCGCGCGCCCGAACGCTTCCACGCCACCGTCCTGCCGTTCCTGACCCGAGGGAGAACCCCGTGCTGA
- a CDS encoding TetR/AcrR family transcriptional regulator has product MANEPLRDRLVRAGIEVLEQDGLAALTLREIARRAGVSHGAPRRYFPTHLELLSAIARTGYARLTAEVAVDPDGDPRDQLLALGRAYLSFARANPGMFGLMFRHDLLASGHLGLRDTALPLFAVLVDLIERAGTRSTAPAAVVAGALWANLHGIAQLWSWGSLQLAVGGDDPGALLRAAVDAHVA; this is encoded by the coding sequence ATGGCCAACGAACCGTTGCGTGACCGGCTCGTGCGAGCCGGCATCGAGGTGCTGGAGCAGGACGGGCTGGCCGCGCTGACCCTGCGGGAGATCGCTCGCCGCGCCGGGGTGTCGCACGGGGCGCCGCGGCGCTACTTCCCGACCCATCTCGAGCTGCTGTCGGCGATCGCCCGCACGGGCTACGCGCGGCTCACCGCCGAGGTGGCGGTCGACCCCGACGGCGACCCGCGCGACCAGCTGCTCGCGCTGGGCCGGGCCTACCTGTCCTTCGCCCGCGCCAATCCGGGCATGTTCGGGCTGATGTTTAGGCACGACCTCCTGGCCAGCGGCCATCTCGGCCTCCGTGACACCGCCCTGCCGCTGTTCGCGGTGCTGGTCGACCTGATCGAGCGGGCCGGCACGCGGTCGACCGCACCGGCCGCCGTGGTGGCCGGCGCGCTCTGGGCCAACCTGCACGGCATCGCCCAGCTCTGGAGCTGGGGCAGCCTCCAGCTGGCCGTCGGCGGCGACGACCCGGGCGCGCTGCTGCGGGCGGCCGTGGACGCACACGTCGCATGA
- a CDS encoding class I SAM-dependent methyltransferase, with protein sequence MAFRHPAAFLLGLEGLALHRAFAGEFDESFVAARLAETRAILAADERGELGAGDHVGETDTVSGYRVWARTYDEPGNPLIDVEQPIVHGILRALPTGRALDAACGTGRHAAFLAAAGHTVVGVDSSPDMLARARAAAPRAAFVDGDLHELPLPDASVDLVTCALALTHVPALEPVFAEFARVLRPGGHLVTSDIHWQSLYLGGIASTVDDAGVEARLPASRFRPSAYVAAALAAGFAVRGCHEPLWPRSDAGGGPFARKWAAAAVDAAYANTPAAVIWHFRR encoded by the coding sequence ATGGCGTTCCGGCACCCGGCCGCCTTCCTGCTCGGTCTGGAAGGCCTGGCCCTGCACCGCGCGTTCGCCGGCGAGTTCGATGAGTCCTTCGTGGCCGCCCGGCTCGCCGAGACGCGGGCCATCCTCGCCGCCGACGAGCGCGGCGAGCTTGGCGCCGGCGACCACGTCGGCGAGACCGACACGGTCAGCGGCTACCGGGTCTGGGCCCGGACCTACGACGAGCCCGGCAACCCGCTGATCGACGTCGAGCAGCCGATCGTCCACGGCATCCTGCGCGCGCTGCCGACCGGCCGGGCCCTCGACGCCGCCTGTGGCACCGGCCGGCACGCCGCCTTCCTGGCCGCCGCCGGGCACACCGTGGTCGGGGTCGACAGCTCGCCCGACATGCTCGCGCGCGCCCGCGCCGCCGCGCCCCGCGCCGCCTTCGTCGACGGTGACCTGCACGAGCTGCCGCTGCCGGACGCCTCGGTCGACCTGGTCACCTGCGCCCTCGCGCTGACCCACGTGCCCGCGCTCGAGCCGGTGTTCGCCGAGTTCGCCCGCGTCCTGCGGCCCGGCGGCCACCTGGTCACCTCCGACATCCACTGGCAGTCGCTCTATCTAGGCGGCATCGCGTCCACCGTGGACGACGCCGGTGTCGAGGCGCGGCTGCCGGCGAGCCGGTTCCGGCCCAGCGCCTACGTCGCCGCCGCGCTCGCGGCTGGCTTCGCGGTGCGCGGCTGCCACGAGCCGCTCTGGCCGCGCAGCGACGCCGGCGGCGGGCCGTTCGCCCGGAAGTGGGCGGCCGCCGCGGTCGACGCCGCCTACGCGAACACCCCGGCCGCCGTGATCTGGCACTTTCGGCGGTAG
- a CDS encoding DUF3145 domain-containing protein, whose translation MPTRGVVYVHSTPLAVCPHVEWAIARVLTAPVTLHWTAQPVDPGARRTECSWTGRAGTGAELAAALRQWPMIRFEITEEPSPGCDGERFMFVPGRGLFRATAGAAGDIQLGEDRLRAIMASSRAPEALQHALDKALGTSWDAELEPYRYAGDGAPVTLLTRVG comes from the coding sequence GTGCCAACGCGTGGCGTCGTTTACGTCCACTCGACCCCGCTCGCCGTGTGCCCACACGTCGAGTGGGCGATCGCGCGCGTCCTCACCGCGCCGGTCACTCTGCACTGGACCGCGCAACCGGTCGACCCGGGCGCGCGGCGCACCGAGTGCAGCTGGACCGGTCGCGCGGGGACCGGCGCGGAGCTGGCTGCTGCCCTCAGGCAGTGGCCCATGATCCGTTTCGAGATCACCGAGGAGCCCAGCCCGGGCTGTGACGGTGAACGCTTCATGTTCGTACCCGGCCGCGGCCTGTTCCGGGCGACCGCCGGCGCCGCCGGTGACATCCAGCTCGGCGAGGACCGGCTGCGGGCGATCATGGCCAGCTCCCGCGCTCCGGAAGCGCTCCAGCACGCCTTGGACAAGGCGCTCGGCACGTCGTGGGACGCGGAGCTCGAGCCCTACCGGTATGCCGGCGACGGCGCCCCGGTGACCCTGCTCACCCGCGTGGGCTGA